One window of Brachybacterium ginsengisoli genomic DNA carries:
- a CDS encoding carbohydrate ABC transporter permease, which yields MTAATTSRSGQAARPARAAGPRRRGLAGTVVHRALVVLLILYLTVPFGWMVIYSVFPASNLRSERMDLSPGDLTFDSYAALLSDSSFVTPIRNSLIVAAATTLICMALGSLCAYVFARFRFRGQQTLLLGMMAVQAIPAVVLAVPLFVLLRAFGLYDSLLGMILTYTAFILPLVIWMMVSFFESIPVNLEKAARVDGCTRLGIVRRVVLPLSGPGIAATSIFAFITAWSDFFLAKVLTSNNTPLLPVRTAAFQGLFAMDYTAAATAGVITALPVLVLALVAQKWIVQGITEGAVKG from the coding sequence ATGACCGCCGCCACGACCTCCCGCTCCGGGCAGGCCGCTCGCCCCGCGCGCGCCGCCGGCCCCCGACGGCGCGGCCTCGCCGGGACCGTCGTCCACCGCGCGCTGGTGGTGCTGCTGATCCTCTACCTGACCGTCCCCTTCGGCTGGATGGTGATCTACAGCGTCTTCCCGGCGAGCAACCTGCGCTCCGAGCGCATGGACCTCTCCCCCGGTGATCTCACGTTCGACAGCTACGCGGCGCTGCTGTCCGACAGCTCCTTCGTCACCCCGATCCGCAACTCCCTGATCGTCGCCGCGGCGACCACGCTCATCTGCATGGCGCTCGGGTCGCTGTGCGCGTACGTCTTCGCCCGCTTCCGCTTCCGCGGGCAGCAGACCCTGCTGCTGGGGATGATGGCTGTGCAGGCGATCCCCGCCGTGGTGCTCGCCGTGCCGCTGTTCGTGCTGCTGCGCGCTTTCGGCCTCTACGACTCGCTGCTCGGCATGATCCTCACCTACACCGCGTTCATCCTGCCGCTGGTGATCTGGATGATGGTCAGCTTCTTCGAGTCCATCCCGGTGAACCTCGAGAAGGCGGCCCGAGTCGACGGCTGCACCCGCCTGGGCATCGTCCGGCGCGTGGTGCTGCCTCTGTCCGGACCGGGCATCGCCGCGACCTCGATCTTCGCGTTCATCACCGCATGGAGCGACTTCTTCCTCGCGAAGGTCCTCACCTCGAACAACACACCGCTTCTCCCCGTCCGCACCGCCGCCTTCCAGGGCCTGTTCGCGATGGACTACACGGCGGCCGCGACCGCCGGTGTGATCACCGCGCTGCCCGTCCTGGTCCTGGCGCTCGTCGCGCAGAAGTGGATCGTCCAAGGAATCACCGAAGGAGCAGTGAAGGGCTGA